Within Malus domestica chromosome 04, GDT2T_hap1, the genomic segment CACTTCCGAGGATGCTTTCCTTCCCATAGACTCGTACAAACACTTGTCCCGTCCGTAAATAGTGATGAACTAATATTGCATCCTCTTCATGTGGGTTGGGGTTGGGCAAGGGAAGAATGTATAACCAAGTGACAGCAACGTGAGTCTGGTGTTAAGGTCGTTAATCTATTTGAATAAAGTCTCTAAGCAAGCTTGAGTTGTAAACTTGTAAGAATCATCCgacttttaaaaacaaaaaaaagatggAGTCGAATTGATCCATATGATTCTCCTATTGGAAGGGACGACCACAGCAATGGCCTTGCCTAACATGAGTGTTTTTTTTCTCCTTACAGTAATGAAATACTATTCTCTCTATTTGGTATCTGCCGAGTTCCTTTTGGTGAGCTAAATCAACCTCTTTACATTACATCTCTGTCTCCGCCCTCACTGACCTCATTTTTGGTGACTCTGACTCTGACTCTGACTCTGACTCTGACTCTTCCCTTTCTTTAATTTGGTAACCCATCTATATTCCGACGGAATTGCAAACGGGTCTTGAATAGGGCGCTGGCAAGGAGCTCTTGTCGAACCTGGGCTCTCCCTGCCAGTGGGGCTTGATGGCGGTGTTGCAAACTCATCCGTTGACGGCAATTCTTCAAGCTTTACGAAGGTGACAATTAGTCTGACAGTAGGAACCACGGGGATAGCAACCTAGAGGTAAACACACACAGAATTAAGCAGAGCCACCGAGTTAGTTCAAGAAAGCATCAATTGGTGACTTAAATAAACACGAGTACAAAAATCAACTGGGAATAATAACATAAACCGTAAACCAGACAGGGCAACAAAGTGATAATGGGAGGGTGGCACTGGCATACCTTGACTGGAAATGTGCCCCTTGGAAGTTTGGTTGTAAGCAGCTCCCTCAAACGACGAATTGCCTTTATCTTGTTTGATAAAATATCAAGTAACGGCAACAGTTCCTCTGTTTGTAATGGAAAGCTTGGGGAAAGCCACAGTACTGGCCTTAATCCTTTCTTACACTCGTTCTCCTTGCTAGCATCCTTGTGACGATTCTCGTTATCAGGACTTGCGGAAGAAGATGCTTTCATATCCCTTCCTCTCCGGTGATCACCCCCCTTCCTCCGTCCACCAAACCATCCTTTCTTTTCCTGCTTATTCTCTCCATCTCTATCACTACTAACATCTTCAATAGGAATCTCCCCGTGCTCATCACAACCACCTTCAATACTCCCATCACCATTTTCGCTTGATAATTCTGACGAAAGTGCATTTTCAAGTTGCCTCATCTCATCCTCTGTCAGAATATCCTTAAACTCCTCGCTTTCTGTTTCATTTTCATTGCAGGATGAGACGAGCGTGCCAGCTGTCTTAGCCCCGGGAACCCTTCTAGATTTCATACTCACAACCACATTACGCATGTCGTATGCCACAGCCTTCCACGGGCCAACCATTTCTGTTTTCTTCTGCCGCTTCCAGGTCATTTGAGGAAAAAGTACTGCCTGAGTCACATCAATCCTACCCCTGGACATCACAGTCCGAGACATTGCAACCACCTTTTGCCGAACCTTTTCTTCAGTTGGTTGAGAACTAAAACCGGCCAAAGCATTCACCACCTCCTTATCCTTGTGTGAGGCCATGCAAAGTGACCCGGGAggcaccttaccatcctcagaCCCCTCACCCAGGAAAAGAACACTCTTATCATGACGCTTTATTTGCAAACCATCATAACCAGCCAACGACATATCTGCTCTCAAATTTGCACCCCTTTTCCAGATCTTGTAAGTATCTGATGGGGCAATCCTCGAAATAAAAGGTATAACAGAACTCTCAAAGTGGAAAGTAATTTCCATGTAGAAATCCCTCATCCTCCGCATTGTTCCAACTAAACGAGGTAACCTTCTGCACCATTTTGCCCAAGACAGTGCCCGGGAGTGCCTAACTATGATCATGGCAATTGCTTCTTCTCTATTGCAAATTGCTTCCTGGAGTGCACTCCATCCATCTTTATTTACCAAGTTCACATCTGCCCCGGCAACCATAAGCATTTCAGCCGCTGTCTGGTCACCAAGTTTTACAGCTAAGTGAAGAGGGGTCTCACGGTTTGGGACATCTCGCCGATCAATGACGGCAGCAATGGCATCGGCCTTCTCTTCCTCAGCTAATGAAACTAATTCAGATCGAATCTCTGCAGGCTTACAAAGCCGCGGGAGATCAGATAGAATCCTCCTGAGACCGGCATAATCCCTCGTGACTATGGCCTTGTGCACAGGGCTATGATCATACCTGGACACATGGATTCCAGCCATGCCTCAGGAGTATATAACAGCAATCCGAACTAACACACAGAGCCAGTAACCCAATCAATTATCCAATACCGGAAACACATTCAGAACTTAAAAATACCCTACAGTATAACCAGAACCCAGAACCTAAAcgttgattataagcagcaaatTCTAAAAACGAAACAGACCCAGTGCAGAATTGGTCAAGAAATTAACGAATTCGTTgcagaatgttttttttttccagaaacgaATCGAACCCAAATCACATTAAACAGAGATGGCACAAGAAAAACCGAAAGAGATAGCTGAGGCCTAAGGAAAGAATCAGGGGTGGGCGGCCAAAGGCAAAGATGAAAGGAGGGCAACAAATCTCAACTTCTTGTGCTGCTTCTTTTTGGTTCTTCCGTGACAGTggacacccccccccccccccctcctaaAAGAGAGAGCCACAAAACCCACCGCCCACAACTCTCTttctcactctttctctctctacaattaCAAACACCTTACGAGAGCCATTTATATACCAGATACTAATGGCTTTCCCTTGTTTGAGGTAAACCATTAACAAATTAATATTAATGAGAAAATCAAGGAATAACTATTAACAAATTGTTGTTAACGAGAAAATTAAGGATTAACCTCATGCATGCAAACAACACATCAAGCATGAAAGAATTGAGCGAGATTCATAGTTACATGTATATTCAGGCACATATGAGCTATGTTCATATTCAAATTTGTGTTTTCGTTAACATATCAACTGGATTACCCACAGTtagaatttgttaattttttttttttgacaaaatgtCACGAATAAAATGAACTTAGCATTTACACAAGTGAATAGCActttgactatcacaatgtagcTCAACTTGCTTATGATAAATCTCTAATTCTTTATCAGCCTATGTATTCAAATCGCCACCTTTACGGCTTTTGTAATAGTCATATATTCGGCCTCCGTGGTTGACAAAGCGATCGTAGCATGGACCTCCAACGAACTGGCTCTTTGGCCATAGTAAATAAGTTGCCAATAGTTGATCTTCTTTTATCCAAATCTCCATCATAGTCtcaacatatctaaccacaAAATTCTCAAAACTAATATCACTTGGCCAAAAACATAAGCTGACATCTCTAGTCCCATGTAGATATCTTAGCAACTAACAAAATCAACATCATGAGTGATACCTGGTCGAGAACATACCATACTATACATCAAGCCACCAACCAAATTAGAATGTATTCTTCATCTGCAATTGGTTTTCGAAGATAACAAAGCACTCAACTTAAAATGAAGAGCCAATGGAGTACTTACAAGGTTGGTGTCATCATGAATATCAAAACATTGAAGCAATTTACACAAATATTTTGTTGTGGGAGATACACCAAGTCTTTCTCTCGATTACGAGTACTTTCCATACTGAGTATCTTTTTTCTTCACATCTAACAAGTGTTATTCATCTATGCTCTCAActtgtcaaatttttttaacatttttcaatGCAATTAACATAGCATCAACATACAATAATAAATAAAGactttttaatcaaaatggtccttgagatttgcataacttctcattttggtctatgagatttgaaatcgatagaattgATCCCTGAATTTGTCCACAATCAATCACTTTGGTCATTCTGTGAAAAATTtccataaaataataaaaatatcctcaatttttgtcaaatcgtTTTAGCCTATTGTTTATTATACTGAGGGTAATCTTGTCACTTTGATccttaattaacataatttttcactaaaggatcaaaatgattgatggtggacaatctcatggaccacttctattgatttcaaatctcagagaccaaaatgaagagttaggcaaatctcagggaccattttggctaaaaagtcataaataaataaatacccATTTTGTAACTCTTGGAAATAAACACAATGATACTTACTTCTTAAATAGTGTTGACCTctcattaattaatcaaacttcAAATATCACTATCTTGGAGATTACTTCAATTCATACaatgaatttttcaatttttccatTTCTCTTTTCCAGTCAGGTTGAGACATGTTTCTTTGTCAAAATCTCCATGTGAGAAATTCGTTTTAACATAACatcaggccatctccaaccgacaCGGCAAAAGGGATAAAAATAGCTCAAAATGACatgaaaaccatctccaaccgaaggttaGGCCAAATGATTTGTGGGTCCCACTGGGCCAAAACCCCTAAATCAAGCTAGTTGGCTGGCCATTtccagccagccctccagcggCAGAATGTCAAACTTGACTTTGTGACTGGTGCAACAATACCACGCTTTCTTCGTTATTGTGGCAAGTGACACTCAAAATACATCAGGAaatcttattttaatatatagtagtttaatttaattaaccatattaattcaattaaaataataaattattgaggatGTTATGTTTAAATTATTAAGGGGGTTATGTTTGGCCTATAACCCTTTGGCCCCTTCGGCtggagatggtataaaatatgacccgacactgttcattaaaatataatttcttataGTGTGGGCTAAACATGACGCTTTGGCCCCTTCGTTTGGAGATAGCCTCAAATTGCACTATTTTAAGTAATCTCTAATCTCTTCATCCCAAAATCATGATTTTGAAATgataaaatttcacaaattcctATTTTTTCCAACATTTTGGATTGTGAAAATCTGCATATAACTCCATCTGAGTTTTGTTCAAATTTTGTGAAGGAAAGAAGTGAAGGAGATGATCAATCACCTGATTGTAGGGAGAAGGTGGGTAGGCGAGACGAGTGAGGATGACGAGTTAGTAATGAGGATGGCCTGGTCGTGGAGAAGAGTGGGGAGGCAGGATACGGGCTTGAGGAAACGGAGGTCGGCGAGGGTGAGGTGTTGCGGAACCACATGGTAGGGTGGCGTTGGTTCATTGCGCTGTGTTGTTAAAATCAAATTCGTGCACATTTGCGGACGAAAGATAAAATTTGTCAGAACTGCCCATGAACAACGTGAATGGTTGAATAGGGTTGATTGGGGGTGTGATTGAATCTCAATCGGGCTGCCTACATATCTTTGGGGAGAAGAATCATTATGAAAGGAGTACGTATGATGTGTGCAACATCGGAATACATCCTTAAAGAGTAGCATATGGCGGGGTGTGTTAATGAGTAGTATATGGCGGAGTGTGTGGGGGATGCCATTTCATGTCTACGCATAGGTTAGAGTATTTATAGTCCCACAATTGCCACTTAAAGTGCAACATGCTCTGGTGCCAGAAAATTATAGTCCCACAATTGCCTCTAATTATGCTTCTGAGAGTACACTCTGCTGAAGAATGAATGCTTACTAATGGACAATCTTTCCAGAATGAATACTAGAATGACCTTGGAATTTCTTGTCGATCCGGAGCTAGCCTAGTCCAGCTAGTTCTATTTGCTTGTCTCTTAAAGATCAAATCTTTCGAAGTTCTGAACCATATTGTAGACCCGTAGTTGGAGTTTCGAATGCATAGCTAAAAAGCGGGATGAATGGCCTTCCGAAATTGCTTTCGTTCTCGTTCTTACAATGGATCATCTTATGATGATGGCTTAACTATATTTTTAAGTTGCACATACCTCTTGAGAAGAAATTTAACCAAAGTGTAAAAACTGAGAGAAAAAAACGAACAATTGAGTAAAGCGAAAAAAATGACTCATCAGGTGAATTAATACAAGGTTCTGCTTCCATTCCAAGAGTATAAAGCAGCCACTATTGACTGTTGAGTATGTTCTGAATCAACCCCCATATATgcaaattaaatgaattaagGTAATCAAACCGTATGTAGCAAGAATCACAATATTTTTCCTAAATTTTGTTCCCACCCCCCACAATAATTCCAGTACAACTTTTCACTTGTCAAATGACGGCAACGATTCACTGGGATACCAACCCAAACCCTTCTCTAACAGCAGTTTTTTTCCTCTCCTTACAGTATGGCATGAAATACTGTTCTCTCTATTTGGCATCTTCTCAGTTCCTTTTGGTGGGCTAAATCAATCCTTTACATTTGGGTCTTAGTCTCCACCTTCACTGACATCATTTTTGGTGACTCTGACTTTTCCCTTTCTTTGACTTGTTCTTCTCctgcattttctttttctttgcttcCACAGAAACCCATGTATATTCTGACGGAATTGCAAACGGGTCTTGAATACTTTCTATCTTACTGAAAGAACCAGTAGGGGACGCGCTGGGGCGCTGGTAAGGAGCTCTTATCCACTGAAACCAAGATGAACTTGCCGATTGCATCGAACCTGGGCTCTCCCTGCCAGGGGGGCTTGATGGCGGTGTTGCAAACTCATCCATTGGTGGTAATTCTTCAAGCTTTGTGAAGGTGACAATTACTCTGATAGTAGGAACCACTGGGATAGCAACCTAGATGTAAACAAAGAGAATGCTCAGAAAATGGATTCAGTAAAGACTTAATGACCAAAATTTACGGTTAGATCAAATCCACAAAAATCAACAACCACCACCACAAAAATGAGGTAACCATAAGAGCATAAGATTCACAAGTTATGCAACAAAATTTCTAAATATCATCCAAAAATAAAGATAAGTGCAGAGTTGAATATAGGTTTATGCAACAAAGCAGGGGGCCAAGAGGCTCCTATCATTTTGCCATATGCTTGAAAACACTGCAGTAAATATCTTTCTTCTAACACAACAaagcatataaataaaaattcatcttCCTTCATATACAAACTACAATTACATAAAGTGGTTTCCAATCGCTTATCAAAAGAAGTAATTACACAAGGAAGCTTACTACTCTAAATATGCATACATGGCTTGTTCGCGTAGAAGTCCAGTAAGACCCATACCATGCTCAAAGTTGTTGGATGAACATCCCTTAGTTAATAGAATAAAACTTGACagtatgtattttttaattaaataaacaatagAACATCATTGGTGAACAAAATGTCCACTTCTAAGAAAACAACCTAAAACACAAAACTACAGTACAGAGCTTGCCCAATTAAACCAaatgatagaaaaaaaaaaagagaattatATAATTTCCGAAGCCACTGATGCCCACAAATAAACCCAAAATTTTCCCATAAGCACTTACCTCCTCATCCATAACATTCTAAAAAAACTCTCTTATTCCTCTCCCCCCATAGCACCCAAAAATAGCCACGCTGGCACACTTTCTAGCACTACCCCCCTCTTCTTTCTACCAGAAAACTTAAGCTTCTCACGTAACAGTATGTATGTTAGCAGCATGTTTCCTATTAGTTATtcgattttcatccaacgactTGAGAAACATTACGTTTTTTAACTACTCTGGTAATGGATATACATTACACGTATATTCATATGGAACCTACTATTTTTGACCTGTTCATAACTagaaatgagaagaaaacaaGCTGTAAACTCAACAACTTATATAACTTAATACTTCTGCTAGCACTTATTTGGCATTTTCCAAAGCAAAATGAATAGTTTATGATTTTTACGCACTCATATTATTGAGTACAAGAAGCTGCAATGGAGTGGTAGTAAGGTTTGCACTAAAGGCTTAAACTATCAAACCTTAAATTATTGAGTACAAATATTCAGAGTGTGTTTATTACATATAAGATGATCTCATTATAACTCACTAATCTATAAAAATAAGGATCCCTGTTTCCAGCATTAGTCATAGTGCATGCCTCATGTACCCTTCCACAATTTTCAATTACACATGTCGTAAATTTCTAGGAGACACTGGTGATTTAACATTTTAGGTACAGTACATGTTGAGAGTATTCAAAAAATATCAAAAGAGAATTTTCACAAGGAGGATAAGATTTGATAGCCTCATAGAATTGGGTTCATTAATTTATTCTTCTCTCAAATATATGGTTACAGCCTTCCAGGATTCTATATGCTATCATTTAATAATTACATTTTGAGCAAAACATTCATGCCTCTGCAAAACATCTGCGTTTTACTGAACAATATTTGCATTGTTTTAGATATATTATTATCTTAAAGATGACTCTCTAACTTTATCTTGTCGCAGATAGATCTGGCCAATACAAATTTTGGGCCCTGACAAGTCAATTTAGTCTGTTAGTGGCACATTTAAAACTTAAGCTCCGATAAGTTGATTTTTCTGATTGCTCAAATATGAAATTATAGGGAAGACACTTGCAGTATCATTCTTTAACAATTAAACATTGTCTACCATTATATTGCTCAATCGTAGACCAAATTCAgacctaaaagaaattaattatgACAAATGCAGCAGAGCCACTGAGTTCATGAAAGCATCAACTGGGGACATAAATAAACACGAGTACAAAAGTCATACTAGGTTCATTTCGTTAAGGTCAGGTGGTAATCAGACAATAAAGCTCAATTGTCTATGACAGCATATAGATATATTAACTAAAGTTTACAACATGCAGATCTCATATTATGCAATAGCTTCAATGCGAGTCCCCATTTCTTCAAAAGTTGACACATTCTCCTTGGTTAGGTTAACCAAGTAGGATAAAACATCACCATGCTTCCATGGTGCCTCAGGCTCAAACAAAAAGCCCTATAAAAGCTAAGCAGTCCAATGTGAGCACATCATACTCTTACAGTTACAACAGAACCAGGCAGGGTAAAAAAGGAAATAACAAAAAGTTCTTCAAACAAGTTTGATAAATTGGAAAAGATAACAAAGGCCATCTAGGAAAATAACATAAACCATAAACCAGACAGGGTACAAAGTGACAACGGGAGGGTGGCATACCTTGACTGGAAATGTACCCATTGGAAGCTTAGTTGTAAGCAGCTCCCTCAAACGACGAATTGCCTTAACCTTGTTTGCTAAAATATCAAGTAATGGCAACAGTTCCTCTGTTTGTAATGGAAAGCTTGGGGAAAGCCAGAGGATTGGCCTTAATCCTTTCTTATACTCATTCTCCTTGCTAGCATCCTTGTGACGATTCCTGTTATCAGAACTTGCGGAAGAAGACGCCTTCATATCCCTTCCTCTCCGATGATCATCCCCCTTCACAACAATGTCCACACTATTTCTTCCAGGCCTGCTTTGATTTCTTGAAGGAGAATCCCCTAGCAGATCACTCACCTTCTCATCTACACAGAGAGAACTTCTAGGCGGCACAATCTTTTTCTGCCCTTCACTTTTAGTATCCCGTTTCCTCCATCCACCAAACCATCCTTTCTTTTCCTGCTTATTCTCTCCATTTCTATCACTACTAACATTTTCAATGGGAACCTCCCTGTGCTCATAACAACTACGACGATGCTCAATAATCCCATCACCATTTTCGTTTGACAAGTCTGACGAATCCAATTTAAGTGCATTTTCAAGTTGCTTCCTCTCATCCTCTGTCAGAATATCATTAAACTCCTCACTTTCTGTTTCATTTTCATTGCAGGTTGAGAAGAGCTCGTCATCTGTCATAGCCCCGGGGACCCTTCTAGATTTCATACTCACAACCACATTATGCATATCATATACCTTAGCCTTCCATGGGCCAACCATTTCTGTTTTCTCCTGCCGCCTCCAGGTCATTTGAGGTAAAAGTACTGCTTGAGTCACATCAACCCCAGGCCTGAATATATTAGTCTGAGACATTGCAACCACCTCTTGCCGAACCTCCTCTTCAGTTGCTTGAGATCCAGCACCATCCAAAGCATTCATCACCTCCTTATCCTTGTGTGAGATCATGCAAAGTGACCCGGGAggcaccttaccatcctcagaCCCATCACCAAGGAAAAGAACACTCTGATCAGAACGCTGAATTCGCAAACCATCAAAACCTGCCAATGTCATATCTGCTCTCAAATTTGCACCCTTTTTCCAGATCTTGTAAGTATCTGATGGGGCAATCCTCGAAATGAAAGGTATAACAGAACTCTCAAAGCGGAATGTAATTTCCATGTAGAAATCCCTCATCCTCCGCATTGTTCCAATTAAACGAGGTAACCTTCTGCACCATTTTGCCCAAGCCAGTGGCTGGTAGTGCCTAACTATGATCATGGAAATTGCTTCTTCTCTATTGCAAATTGCTTCCTGGAGTGCACTCCATCCATGTTCATTCTGCAAGCTCCAATCCGCGCCAGCAACCATAAGCATTTCGGTTGCTGTCTGGTCACCAAGTTTTACAGCCAAGTGAAGAGGGGTCTCACGGTTTGGGACATCTCGCCGATCAATGACAGCAGCAATGGCATCAGCCTTCTCTTCCTCAGCTAATGAAGCTGATTCAGTTCGAATCTCAGCAGGGTTACAAAGCCGCGGGAGACCAGATAGAATCCTCTTGAGACCGGCATAATCCCTCGTGACTATGGCCTTGTGCACAGGGCTATGATCATACTTGGACACATCGATTCCAGCCATGCTTCAGGAGTATATAACAGCAATCACTAACACACAGAGCCAGTAACCCAATCAATTACACTATACCGGAAACACAATCAGAGCTTAAAAACAAAGCCCAAATTAGAACTTAAAGACACCCTGCAGTATAACCAGAGGTCCAGAGCCAGAACCCAATTGTTAATTATAAGCAGTAAATTCGAGAAACGAAACAGACCCAGGTCAGAATTGGTTAAGAAATTGATGATT encodes:
- the LOC103443515 gene encoding uncharacterized protein, which codes for MAGIDVSKYDHSPVHKAIVTRDYAGLKRILSGLPRLCNPAEIRTESASLAEEEKADAIAAVIDRRDVPNRETPLHLAVKLGDQTATEMLMVAGADWSLQNEHGWSALQEAICNREEAISMIIVRHYQPLAWAKWCRRLPRLIGTMRRMRDFYMEITFRFESSVIPFISRIAPSDTYKIWKKGANLRADMTLAGFDGLRIQRSDQSVLFLGDGSEDGKVPPGSLCMISHKDKEVMNALDGAGSQATEEEVRQEVVAMSQTNIFRPGVDVTQAVLLPQMTWRRQEKTEMVGPWKAKVYDMHNVVVSMKSRRVPGAMTDDELFSTCNENETESEEFNDILTEDERKQLENALKLDSSDLSNENGDGIIEHRRSCYEHREVPIENVSSDRNGENKQEKKGWFGGWRKRDTKSEGQKKIVPPRSSLCVDEKVSDLLGDSPSRNQSRPGRNSVDIVVKGDDHRRGRDMKASSSASSDNRNRHKDASKENEYKKGLRPILWLSPSFPLQTEELLPLLDILANKVKAIRRLRELLTTKLPMGTFPVKVAIPVVPTIRVIVTFTKLEELPPMDEFATPPSSPPGRESPGSMQSASSSWFQWIRAPYQRPSASPTGSFSKIESIQDPFAIPSEYTWVSVEAKKKKMQEKNKSKKGKSQSHQK
- the LOC103443517 gene encoding uncharacterized protein; its protein translation is MAGIHVSRYDHSPVHKAIVTRDYAGLRRILSDLPRLCKPAEIRSELVSLAEEEKADAIAAVIDRRDVPNRETPLHLAVKLGDQTAAEMLMVAGADVNLVNKDGWSALQEAICNREEAIAMIIVRHSRALSWAKWCRRLPRLVGTMRRMRDFYMEITFHFESSVIPFISRIAPSDTYKIWKRGANLRADMSLAGYDGLQIKRHDKSVLFLGEGSEDGKVPPGSLCMASHKDKEVVNALAGFSSQPTEEKVRQKVVAMSRTVMSRGRIDVTQAVLFPQMTWKRQKKTEMVGPWKAVAYDMRNVVVSMKSRRVPGAKTAGTLVSSCNENETESEEFKDILTEDEMRQLENALSSELSSENGDGSIEGGCDEHGEIPIEDVSSDRDGENKQEKKGWFGGRRKGGDHRRGRDMKASSSASPDNENRHKDASKENECKKGLRPVLWLSPSFPLQTEELLPLLDILSNKIKAIRRLRELLTTKLPRGTFPVKVAIPVVPTVRLIVTFVKLEELPSTDEFATPPSSPTGRESPGSTRAPCQRPIQDPFAIPSEYRWVTKLKKGKSQSQSQSQSQSHQK